The genomic interval ATGGCCACCAAACCGGGAGCGTATACGTTCTTCCGCGGACAGAAGCTCAAGGTTCATTTCGCCCGGGTCCCGGAACAAACGATCGAGTCTGCCGCCCCGGGGACCATCACAGCGAACAAGAAGGCCCTGTGGGTGGCCTGTCGCGACAGCATGGTCGAGCTTACCAAGGTGGTGCCGGCGGGTAAGAAGGAGATGGACGGTGTATCGTTCATTAACGGCTTCAGGCCGAAAGCAGGAGAATCGTTCACCCCTGAGGGGACAACGGAGATATTGTGAGGAAAGAAATCGTAATCAACACCACCGAGTACGAAACTCGTGTGGCACTGCTCGAAGACGGCGACCTGGTCGAGCTCCAGGTCGAACGTGCCGGCTCCGACCGCATGGTCGGCGACATCTACAAGGGCAAGATCAGCTCGGTGCTGCCCGGCATGCAGGCGGCGTTTGTCGAGATCGGTCTTGAACGCGCCGCTTATCTGCATTCGTCCGATATCGGCAAGGTCTATCGTGACACGTACGACTCGGACGACGACGAAGACGAAGAAGCCCCGGCGGAGATCGTCCGCAAGACCCGCCGCGCCGGAATCGAAACGGTCCTGAAAAAAGGGCAGGAGATCCTGGTGCAAGTGATCAAGGAACCGATCTCCACCAAAGGGCCGCGGATAGCCTCGGAGATTTCGCTCGCCGGGCGATATCTGGTCATGGTGCCCGATGACGACCACGTGCGCATCTCCAAGAGAATTACCAACTGGGGCGAAAAACGCCGCCTGCGCAAGGTGGTTACGCCTCTTCGTCCCGAGGGTTTCGGGCTGATTGTCCGTACCGAGGCTGAGGGGCGGCAGGAGAGTGATTTCCGCGCCGACATCAAGCGGCTGCTCAGGCTCTGGGGCAAGCTCAAGGCCAAGGCGGATCGCCTCCCCGCACCGGCGCTCGTGCACAAAGAGGCCGACATGGTCGTGGCGATGATTCGCGATCTGTTCACCGATGAGGTCGACCGGGTGATTTGCGACAGCCGCGATGACTACAAGAAGATCATCAGCTACGCCCGCCTGGTGCTGCCACACCTCAAAAACCGCGTGCAGCTCTACAGGGGCAACAAACCGCTGTTCGATCAGTACGATCTCGAACCGGAACTGG from Candidatus Zixiibacteriota bacterium carries:
- a CDS encoding Rne/Rng family ribonuclease — translated: MRKEIVINTTEYETRVALLEDGDLVELQVERAGSDRMVGDIYKGKISSVLPGMQAAFVEIGLERAAYLHSSDIGKVYRDTYDSDDDEDEEAPAEIVRKTRRAGIETVLKKGQEILVQVIKEPISTKGPRIASEISLAGRYLVMVPDDDHVRISKRITNWGEKRRLRKVVTPLRPEGFGLIVRTEAEGRQESDFRADIKRLLRLWGKLKAKADRLPAPALVHKEADMVVAMIRDLFTDEVDRVICDSRDDYKKIISYARLVLPHLKNRVQLYRGNKPLFDQYDLEPELDRMLNRKVWIKKGAYLVIDQTEAMVTIDVNTGRFVGRRDQEYTIFQTNLVAAKEIARQIRLRDMGGLIVCDFIDMYNRENRRRLHEEFQSAFRNDRAKRAINPVTEFGLIEMTRERVRPSHMQTLSEPCPHCEGLGRIMSKENIATKIERWFHRAKAANRYRDYHLVVSPDMAEVMANGNGSSRLQRIMKAFRCRINLVRDTTLNQADFRIYNAADNTEITEVYRV